In the genome of Pseudomonas sp. LBUM920, one region contains:
- the panB gene encoding 3-methyl-2-oxobutanoate hydroxymethyltransferase produces the protein MPDITLTTLQSLKLKGEKITMLTCYDATFAHASCQAGVEVLLIGDSLGMVLQGNDSTLPVTTDELAYHTASVKRGNEGAFIIADLPFMGYATLEQTFQNAGKLMQAGAHMIKVEGAVWLAESIRLLAERGVPVCVHMGLTPQSVNILGGYKVQGRNEAQARQMRADAIALEQAGAAMILLECVPSELAAEITQAVKVPVIGIGAGSATDGQVLVLHDMLGLSLTGRAPKFVKNFMAGKDSIQAALSAYVDEVKAVTFPGAEHGFSA, from the coding sequence ATGCCAGACATTACCCTGACCACCTTGCAGAGCCTCAAGCTCAAAGGTGAAAAAATCACCATGCTGACGTGCTACGACGCCACCTTCGCCCACGCCAGTTGCCAGGCCGGTGTTGAAGTGCTGTTGATCGGCGACTCGCTGGGCATGGTTCTTCAAGGGAATGACAGCACCCTGCCCGTCACCACCGATGAACTCGCCTACCACACTGCCAGCGTCAAGCGCGGCAATGAGGGTGCCTTCATCATCGCCGACCTGCCGTTCATGGGTTACGCAACGCTGGAACAGACCTTTCAGAACGCCGGCAAACTGATGCAGGCCGGCGCGCACATGATCAAGGTCGAAGGCGCCGTATGGCTCGCCGAGTCGATCCGACTGCTGGCCGAGCGCGGTGTGCCGGTATGCGTGCACATGGGCCTGACGCCACAGTCGGTGAACATCCTCGGCGGCTACAAGGTACAAGGCCGCAATGAAGCCCAGGCGCGTCAGATGCGCGCCGACGCCATTGCCCTGGAACAAGCCGGTGCCGCGATGATCCTGCTGGAATGCGTGCCGAGCGAATTGGCGGCAGAGATCACCCAGGCGGTCAAAGTGCCGGTAATCGGCATCGGCGCGGGCTCTGCCACCGACGGCCAGGTTCTGGTCTTGCATGACATGCTCGGCCTGTCGCTGACCGGGCGAGCCCCCAAGTTCGTGAAAAACTTCATGGCAGGTAAAGACAGCATCCAGGCCGCGTTGAGCGCTTACGTCGACGAAGTCAAAGCCGTTACTTTCCCAGGCGCCGAACACGGATTCTCTGCATGA
- a CDS encoding oxygenase MpaB family protein → MEFIRNRIETQLMSLTGLSLGQLDLENPKGDPGLFGPDSVSWQVHGDFSSMLIGGISALMLQALHPLALAGVWDHSNFRQDMLGRLRRTSQFISGTTFGSRKDAEWLIEKVRTIHLQVTGHAPDGRPYAASDPALLTWVHVAEVSNFLAAHLRYCNPRLSGRDQDRYYSEIALVAERLGARHVPRSRQEISDYLARIRPQLLCDERSREVLRLLLNAPSPSTLAKPFGALMMQAGIDLLPDWASSLLGQHQSPLQRQMVRAGVKRSAPLLRWAMRNGSVQRAHRRMGLM, encoded by the coding sequence ATGGAATTTATCCGCAACCGTATCGAAACCCAGCTGATGAGCCTCACCGGCCTGTCGCTGGGCCAGCTGGACCTGGAAAACCCCAAGGGCGATCCAGGCCTGTTCGGGCCGGACTCGGTCAGTTGGCAAGTCCATGGCGATTTCAGCAGCATGTTGATTGGTGGTATCAGCGCCTTGATGCTGCAAGCCTTGCACCCGCTGGCACTGGCGGGTGTGTGGGACCACTCGAATTTTCGCCAGGACATGCTTGGGCGCTTACGGCGCACCTCGCAGTTTATTTCCGGCACCACGTTCGGCTCGCGCAAAGACGCCGAATGGCTGATCGAAAAAGTGCGCACCATTCACCTGCAAGTGACGGGGCATGCCCCGGACGGGCGACCTTACGCGGCCAGTGATCCGGCGCTGCTGACGTGGGTGCATGTGGCGGAGGTCAGCAACTTCCTCGCGGCCCACCTGCGTTACTGCAACCCGCGCCTTTCGGGTCGGGATCAGGACCGCTACTACAGTGAAATTGCGTTGGTGGCCGAACGCTTGGGCGCGCGGCATGTTCCGCGTTCACGGCAGGAAATTTCGGATTACCTGGCACGCATTCGTCCGCAACTGCTGTGCGACGAGCGCAGCCGCGAAGTGTTGCGTCTGCTGCTCAATGCACCGTCACCCAGCACGCTGGCCAAACCTTTTGGCGCGCTGATGATGCAGGCGGGGATCGACTTGCTGCCGGACTGGGCAAGCAGCCTGCTCGGGCAACACCAAAGCCCGCTGCAACGGCAAATGGTCCGCGCCGGGGTCAAGCGCAGTGCGCCGTTGCTGCGCTGGGCGATGCGCAATGGCTCGGTGCAGCGTGCCCATCGGCGGATGGGGTTGATGTAG
- a CDS encoding polynucleotide adenylyltransferase PcnB, whose protein sequence is MLKKLFQSFRSPLRRTQHIRSTPEVLNSNQHSLQRAQFSRYAVNIVERLQNAGYQAYLVGGCVRDMLLNITPKDFDVATSATPEQVRAEFRNARIIGRRFKLVHIHFGREIIEVATFRAGHPQNDEEEDTNQSSRNESGRILRDNVYGTLEEDAQRRDFTINALYYDPVSERILDYANGVHDIRNNLIRLIGDPTQRYQEDPVRMLRAVRFAAKLNFGIEKHTAAPIRELAPLLREIPSARLFEEVLKLFLSGYAADTFEMLVDLQLFDPLFPASAEALEYNPTYTHTLISEALINTDLRIKQNKPVTPAFLFAALLWPALPKRVLRLQDRGMPPIPAMQEAAHELIAEQCQRIAIPKRFTLPIREIWDMQERLPRRSGKRADLLLDNPRFRAGYDFLLLRESAGEQTDGLGEWWTDYQDANDSQRRDMIRDLGSKGDGASDGPKKRRRSSSKRKRTSADASGAAGE, encoded by the coding sequence ATGCTGAAGAAGTTGTTCCAGTCATTCCGTTCTCCCTTGCGTCGTACGCAACACATTCGCAGCACGCCTGAAGTGCTTAACAGCAATCAGCATTCATTGCAGCGTGCTCAATTCAGCCGCTACGCGGTGAACATCGTCGAACGTTTGCAGAACGCCGGCTACCAGGCTTATCTGGTGGGTGGCTGTGTACGTGACATGTTGCTCAATATCACGCCCAAGGATTTCGACGTCGCCACCAGCGCCACGCCCGAGCAGGTGCGTGCCGAATTTCGCAACGCGCGAATCATCGGTCGCCGCTTCAAATTGGTGCATATCCACTTTGGCCGCGAAATCATCGAGGTCGCCACGTTCCGCGCCGGCCACCCGCAAAACGATGAAGAGGAAGACACCAACCAGTCTTCCCGCAACGAGAGCGGCCGCATCCTGCGCGACAACGTCTACGGCACCCTGGAAGAAGACGCGCAACGCCGCGACTTCACCATCAACGCCTTGTATTACGATCCGGTCAGCGAGCGCATCCTCGATTACGCCAATGGCGTACACGACATTCGCAACAACCTGATCCGTTTGATCGGCGACCCGACGCAGCGCTACCAGGAAGACCCGGTGCGCATGCTGCGAGCGGTGCGTTTTGCCGCCAAGCTGAATTTCGGTATCGAGAAACACACGGCCGCGCCGATTCGCGAACTGGCGCCCTTGCTGCGGGAAATCCCTTCGGCACGCCTGTTCGAAGAAGTGCTCAAGCTGTTCCTCTCGGGGTACGCCGCCGACACGTTCGAAATGCTCGTCGACCTGCAGTTGTTCGATCCATTGTTCCCGGCCAGCGCCGAGGCTCTGGAATACAACCCGACGTACACCCACACGCTGATCAGCGAAGCCTTGATCAATACCGACCTGCGCATCAAACAGAACAAACCGGTGACCCCGGCGTTCCTGTTTGCCGCCCTGTTGTGGCCGGCCCTGCCCAAACGCGTACTGCGCCTGCAGGACCGTGGCATGCCGCCGATTCCTGCCATGCAGGAAGCTGCGCACGAGCTGATCGCCGAGCAATGCCAACGCATCGCCATTCCAAAACGTTTCACCCTGCCGATCCGCGAGATCTGGGACATGCAGGAGCGCCTGCCACGGCGCAGCGGCAAACGCGCCGACCTGCTGTTGGACAACCCGCGCTTCCGTGCTGGCTACGACTTCCTGCTGCTGCGCGAAAGCGCCGGCGAGCAGACCGACGGCCTGGGCGAATGGTGGACCGACTACCAGGACGCCAACGACAGCCAGCGCCGCGACATGATTCGTGACCTTGGCAGCAAAGGTGATGGCGCCAGCGATGGGCCGAAGAAGCGTCGTCGCAGCTCCAGCAAGCGCAAACGCACGTCTGCCGATGCCTCGGGCGCTGCAGGCGAATAA
- a CDS encoding class I SAM-dependent rRNA methyltransferase, protein MTPLNQALRAALDYRQDLINELHAQGTDCYRLFHGSQEGAGGLSIDRYGPQLLVQSFHQSLETADLLDLHQLINQFMGLELLLVYNDRSRGNSRIDREDTVYRAEPAALVDLVGHEWGLNYRVRGRHAGQDPLLFLDLRNTRGWVKAHSAGKSVLNLFAYTCGVGLSAAAGGAREVCNLDFAEGNLAVGRENGLLNPQLPTMEFVQSDYFPAIRQLAGLPITQRRGQKLPSYPRLEQRQYDLVLLDPPAWAKSAFGTVDLLRDYQSLLKPALLATADNGVLICCNNLAKVSMDDWREQVLRCAEKAGRPVRDWQIMTPGADFPSQDQQPPLKTLILQL, encoded by the coding sequence ATGACTCCCTTGAATCAGGCGCTGCGCGCCGCCCTCGATTATCGCCAAGACCTGATCAACGAGTTGCACGCCCAAGGCACTGACTGCTACCGCTTGTTTCATGGCAGCCAGGAAGGCGCCGGCGGCCTGTCTATCGACCGTTACGGCCCACAGTTGCTGGTGCAGAGTTTCCATCAATCCCTGGAAACAGCTGACCTCTTGGACCTGCACCAACTGATCAACCAGTTCATGGGCCTGGAATTGCTGCTGGTCTACAACGATCGCTCCCGTGGCAACTCGCGCATCGACCGTGAAGACACGGTGTACCGCGCCGAGCCTGCCGCGCTGGTAGACCTGGTTGGCCACGAATGGGGCCTCAATTATCGCGTGCGTGGGCGCCACGCCGGGCAAGACCCGCTGCTGTTCCTGGACCTGCGCAACACCCGCGGCTGGGTCAAGGCGCACAGCGCCGGCAAGAGCGTGCTCAACCTGTTCGCCTACACCTGCGGCGTCGGCCTGAGCGCGGCGGCCGGTGGCGCGCGTGAGGTGTGCAACCTGGACTTCGCCGAGGGCAACCTGGCGGTCGGTCGCGAAAACGGTCTGCTCAACCCACAATTGCCAACCATGGAATTCGTGCAGTCCGACTACTTCCCGGCGATTCGCCAACTGGCGGGCTTGCCGATCACTCAACGTCGCGGGCAGAAACTGCCGAGCTATCCACGCCTCGAGCAGCGCCAATATGACCTGGTATTGCTCGACCCACCGGCATGGGCCAAGAGCGCCTTCGGCACCGTTGACCTGTTGCGTGACTACCAGAGCCTGCTCAAGCCTGCGCTGCTCGCGACGGCCGACAATGGCGTGCTGATCTGCTGCAACAACTTGGCGAAAGTCAGCATGGATGACTGGCGCGAACAGGTGCTGCGTTGCGCTGAGAAAGCCGGCCGCCCGGTACGCGATTGGCAAATCATGACGCCGGGCGCCGACTTCCCTTCCCAGGACCAGCAGCCACCGTTGAAAACCCTCATCCTGCAGCTGTAG
- the acs gene encoding acetate--CoA ligase, with amino-acid sequence MFDISTFPNADAVRQAAQLSQADYQRLYRQSIEQPDTFWAEQAKSFLDWITPWHTVQHSDIHTGAAQWFAGGQLNVSYNCIDRHLAQRADQPAFIWEGDDPTRFAKITYRQLHQNVSRLANVLKNRGVKKGDRVCIYMPMIPEAAYAMLACTRIGAVHSVVFGGFSPDALRDRILDADCRTVITADEGVRGGKPVALKKNVDQALASCPNVSTVLVVERTGADLAWHEGRDLKYQQALDAASDDCPPEPMDAEDPLFILYTSGSTGKPKGVLHTTGGYLLQAAMTFKYVLDYRDGEVFWCTADVGWVTGHSYIVYGPLANGATSLMFEGVPSYPDSSRFWQVIDKHQVNIFYTAPTALRALMREGHGPLENTSRASLRLLGSVGEPINPEAWDWYFNAVGEQRCPIVDTWWQTETGGIMLSPLVSAQRIKPGCATQPMFGVQPVLLDEQGKPISGAGSGVLAIKASWPGQIRSVYGDPQRMIDTYFKPYPGYYFTGDGARRDEDGDYWITGRIDDVINVSGHRIGTAEVESALVLHDQVAEAAVVGYPHDVKGQGIYAFVTPMNGVEPSDALKKNLLELVSKEIGSFAKPELIQWAPALPKTRSGKIMRRILRKIACNELDSLGDTSTLADPSVVDGLIDKRLNR; translated from the coding sequence ATGTTCGATATCAGCACATTCCCCAACGCCGATGCCGTCCGCCAGGCCGCGCAGCTCAGTCAAGCCGACTACCAGCGCCTTTATCGCCAGTCCATCGAGCAACCCGACACCTTTTGGGCAGAACAGGCCAAAAGCTTTCTCGACTGGATCACACCCTGGCACACCGTCCAGCATTCAGACATTCACACCGGCGCCGCCCAATGGTTTGCCGGCGGCCAACTGAACGTCAGCTACAACTGCATCGACCGTCACCTGGCGCAACGCGCCGACCAGCCTGCCTTCATCTGGGAAGGCGATGATCCGACACGGTTTGCAAAAATCACCTACCGCCAGCTCCATCAAAACGTCAGCCGCCTGGCCAATGTGTTGAAAAACCGTGGCGTGAAAAAAGGCGACCGCGTGTGCATCTACATGCCGATGATCCCGGAAGCCGCCTACGCAATGCTGGCCTGCACACGCATTGGCGCGGTGCACTCGGTGGTTTTTGGCGGGTTCTCACCGGACGCCCTGCGTGACCGTATTCTCGACGCCGACTGCCGCACCGTGATTACCGCCGATGAAGGCGTGCGCGGCGGTAAACCGGTGGCGCTGAAAAAGAACGTCGACCAGGCCCTGGCCAGTTGCCCGAACGTCAGCACCGTGCTGGTGGTGGAGCGCACCGGCGCTGACCTTGCCTGGCACGAAGGCCGCGATCTCAAGTACCAGCAAGCTCTGGATGCCGCCAGCGACGACTGCCCGCCCGAGCCCATGGACGCCGAAGACCCACTGTTCATCCTCTACACCTCCGGCAGCACCGGCAAACCCAAAGGCGTGCTGCACACCACCGGCGGCTACCTGTTGCAAGCGGCGATGACCTTCAAGTACGTGCTCGATTACCGCGATGGCGAAGTGTTCTGGTGCACCGCCGACGTCGGTTGGGTGACCGGCCACAGCTACATCGTGTACGGCCCGCTGGCCAATGGCGCTACCTCGCTGATGTTCGAAGGCGTGCCGAGCTACCCGGACAGCTCGCGCTTCTGGCAGGTGATCGACAAACATCAGGTGAACATCTTCTACACCGCGCCCACCGCCCTGCGCGCCCTGATGCGTGAGGGTCACGGGCCACTGGAGAATACCTCTCGCGCCAGCCTGCGCCTGCTGGGCAGTGTCGGCGAGCCGATCAACCCCGAAGCCTGGGACTGGTACTTCAACGCCGTCGGTGAACAACGCTGCCCGATTGTCGACACGTGGTGGCAGACCGAAACCGGCGGCATCATGCTCAGCCCCCTGGTCAGCGCCCAGCGGATCAAGCCTGGCTGCGCAACCCAGCCGATGTTTGGCGTGCAGCCGGTGCTGCTGGATGAGCAAGGCAAGCCAATCAGCGGCGCCGGCAGTGGCGTGCTGGCGATCAAGGCCAGCTGGCCGGGGCAGATTCGCAGCGTCTACGGCGACCCGCAGCGCATGATCGACACCTATTTCAAACCCTACCCTGGCTACTACTTCACGGGGGACGGCGCACGCCGCGATGAGGACGGCGACTACTGGATCACCGGGCGCATCGACGATGTGATCAACGTGTCCGGCCACCGTATCGGCACCGCCGAGGTGGAAAGCGCGCTGGTGTTGCATGACCAAGTGGCCGAAGCCGCCGTGGTGGGCTATCCCCACGACGTCAAAGGCCAGGGGATTTATGCCTTCGTCACCCCAATGAATGGGGTTGAACCCAGCGATGCGTTGAAGAAAAACCTGCTTGAGCTGGTCAGCAAGGAAATCGGCAGCTTTGCCAAGCCGGAACTGATCCAATGGGCGCCGGCCTTGCCGAAAACCCGATCCGGCAAGATCATGCGGCGGATTCTGCGCAAAATCGCCTGCAATGAACTGGACAGCCTGGGTGACACCTCGACACTGGCCGACCCCAGCGTCGTGGATGGCCTGATCGACAAACGCCTGAACCGCTAG
- the panC gene encoding pantoate--beta-alanine ligase: MNTVKTVRELRAAVAHARSAGKRIGFVPTMGNLHSGHATLVTKAAQQSDFVVASIFVNPLQFGAGEDLDKYPRTLAADQEKLLQAGCNLLFAPTVEEMYPGGMSGQTRVSVPQLSEGLCGASRPGHFEGVATVVSKLFNMVQPDMAVFGQKDYQQLAVIRAMVHDLNMPIQIIGEPTVRAADGLALSSRNGYLSEEQRAIAPVLYRSLSQIAAAIKGGDHDFAKLRAEQIQQIEAAGLRIDYLEVRQGVHLRPATPEDRDVVILVAAYLGATRLIDNLHLTLA, translated from the coding sequence ATGAACACCGTTAAAACCGTACGAGAACTGCGCGCTGCAGTCGCCCACGCGCGCAGCGCCGGCAAGCGCATTGGCTTTGTGCCCACCATGGGCAACCTGCACAGCGGCCACGCCACCCTGGTGACCAAGGCCGCCCAGCAATCGGATTTCGTGGTGGCGAGTATCTTCGTCAACCCGTTGCAGTTCGGTGCCGGCGAGGACCTGGACAAATACCCTCGCACCTTGGCCGCCGATCAGGAAAAACTGCTGCAAGCCGGTTGCAACCTGCTGTTCGCGCCAACCGTTGAAGAAATGTACCCCGGCGGCATGAGCGGCCAGACCCGCGTCAGCGTCCCGCAACTGTCCGAAGGCCTCTGCGGCGCCAGCCGCCCCGGGCACTTCGAAGGGGTAGCGACGGTGGTCAGCAAGCTGTTCAACATGGTCCAGCCGGATATGGCCGTGTTTGGCCAGAAGGACTATCAGCAACTGGCAGTGATTCGCGCCATGGTGCATGACCTGAACATGCCGATCCAGATCATCGGCGAGCCCACTGTGCGTGCCGCTGACGGCCTCGCGCTGTCCTCGCGCAACGGCTACCTCAGCGAAGAACAACGCGCCATCGCGCCGGTGCTGTACCGCAGCCTCAGCCAGATTGCCGCCGCCATCAAGGGAGGCGACCACGATTTTGCCAAACTGCGTGCCGAGCAGATCCAGCAGATCGAAGCGGCCGGATTGCGCATCGACTACCTGGAAGTGCGCCAGGGCGTGCACCTGCGTCCCGCCACGCCTGAGGATCGCGATGTAGTGATCCTGGTGGCTGCGTATTTGGGCGCCACACGCCTGATCGACAACCTGCACCTGACCCTGGCCTGA
- the folK gene encoding 2-amino-4-hydroxy-6-hydroxymethyldihydropteridine diphosphokinase, with amino-acid sequence MERIYIGMGSNLAAPDQQLRSAIAALALLPGTALVGVSDFYQSDSLLPGQPRYTNAVAALDSSFAPLALLDALQAIENGQGRERLERWGPRTLDLDILLFGDRLIDEPRLKVPHYQMHLRAFVLYPLAELAPAELQLPDGRSLAELLKACPFVGLERLSTG; translated from the coding sequence GTGGAACGTATCTACATCGGTATGGGCAGCAACCTCGCTGCCCCGGACCAGCAATTGCGCAGCGCCATTGCGGCGTTGGCGCTATTGCCAGGCACCGCCCTCGTCGGTGTGTCCGACTTCTATCAGAGTGACTCCCTGCTCCCCGGTCAGCCGCGCTATACCAATGCGGTCGCGGCCCTGGACAGTAGCTTTGCGCCACTGGCGCTGCTCGATGCACTGCAAGCCATTGAAAACGGCCAGGGCCGCGAACGTCTAGAGCGTTGGGGCCCGCGTACGCTGGACCTGGATATCCTGCTGTTTGGCGATCGCTTGATCGACGAGCCGCGTCTCAAAGTGCCTCACTACCAGATGCATCTGCGCGCGTTCGTGTTGTACCCGCTGGCCGAACTGGCCCCCGCTGAGTTGCAACTGCCCGACGGCCGAAGCCTTGCGGAGCTGTTGAAGGCCTGCCCGTTTGTCGGCCTGGAACGCCTCTCTACCGGCTGA
- the pgi gene encoding glucose-6-phosphate isomerase, translating to MAYYRTPHDVTALPAWQALDKHRQAMQDFSMRDAFNADPQRFSQFTLSSCGLFLDYSKNLITAQTRALLVDLANEVGLKDAINALYAGEPVNSSEGRPALHTALRRPVGDKLSVNGVNIMPDVHKVLNQITDLVGRIHDGLWRGYTEKPITDVVNIGIGGSFLGPELVSEALLSYAHKGVRCHYLANIDGSEFHELTQKLRAETTLFIVSSKSFNTLETLKNAQAARAWYLAQGGSEAELYRHFIAVSSNNAAAVAFGIREENIFPMWDWVGGRYSLWSAIGLPIALAIGMSNFKELLSGAYTMDQHFQNAPFEANMPVLLGLLGVWYGNFWGAQSHAILPYDHYLRNITKHLQQLDMESNGKSVRQDGTPVSTDTGPVIWGGVGCNGQHAYHQLLHQGTQLIPADFIVPIVSFNPVSDHHQWLFANCLSQSQALMLGKTRSEAEAELREKGVAEAEVQKLAPHKVIPGNRPSNTIVVERISPRRLGALVAMYEHKVFVQSVVWGINAFDQWGVELGKELGKGVYNRLTGAEETSAEDASTQGLINYFRGRHRG from the coding sequence ATGGCGTATTACCGCACTCCTCATGACGTTACCGCTCTGCCCGCTTGGCAAGCGCTCGATAAACATCGCCAAGCCATGCAGGATTTCAGCATGCGCGACGCATTCAATGCCGATCCCCAGCGCTTTTCCCAATTCACCTTGAGCAGCTGCGGGCTTTTCCTCGATTACTCGAAAAACCTCATCACTGCCCAAACGCGCGCCTTGCTCGTCGACCTGGCCAATGAAGTCGGCCTTAAAGACGCGATCAACGCGCTCTACGCTGGCGAGCCGGTCAACTCCTCCGAAGGCCGTCCGGCCCTGCACACCGCACTGCGTCGCCCGGTTGGCGACAAGTTGTCGGTCAACGGCGTGAACATCATGCCGGACGTGCACAAGGTGCTGAATCAGATCACTGACCTGGTCGGCCGCATCCACGATGGCCTGTGGCGCGGTTACACCGAGAAGCCGATCACCGACGTGGTGAACATCGGCATCGGCGGCTCGTTCCTCGGGCCGGAGCTGGTCTCCGAAGCGCTGTTGTCCTACGCCCACAAAGGCGTGCGCTGCCACTACCTGGCGAACATTGACGGCAGCGAGTTCCATGAGCTGACCCAGAAGCTGCGCGCCGAGACCACGCTGTTTATCGTCTCGTCAAAATCCTTCAACACCCTGGAAACCCTGAAAAACGCCCAGGCCGCCCGCGCCTGGTACCTGGCTCAGGGTGGCTCGGAAGCCGAGCTGTATCGCCACTTCATCGCCGTCTCAAGCAACAACGCAGCGGCCGTGGCCTTCGGTATCCGCGAAGAAAACATCTTCCCGATGTGGGACTGGGTCGGCGGGCGTTACTCGCTGTGGTCGGCCATCGGCTTGCCGATCGCCCTGGCGATCGGCATGTCCAACTTCAAGGAACTGCTGTCCGGTGCCTACACCATGGACCAGCATTTCCAGAACGCCCCATTCGAAGCCAACATGCCCGTGCTGCTGGGTCTGCTGGGCGTGTGGTACGGCAACTTCTGGGGTGCGCAGAGCCACGCGATCCTGCCGTACGACCACTACCTGCGCAACATCACCAAACACTTGCAACAGTTGGACATGGAATCCAACGGCAAGAGTGTGCGCCAGGACGGTACGCCAGTGTCCACCGATACCGGCCCGGTCATCTGGGGCGGCGTAGGGTGCAACGGCCAGCACGCCTACCACCAGTTGTTGCACCAAGGGACCCAACTGATTCCGGCCGACTTCATTGTGCCGATTGTCAGCTTCAACCCGGTGTCCGACCACCATCAGTGGTTGTTCGCCAACTGCCTGTCCCAAAGCCAGGCGCTGATGCTCGGCAAAACCCGCAGCGAAGCCGAAGCCGAGTTGCGTGAGAAAGGCGTTGCCGAAGCCGAAGTCCAGAAACTGGCCCCGCACAAGGTGATCCCGGGCAACCGTCCGAGCAACACCATCGTGGTTGAACGCATCAGCCCGCGTCGCCTGGGCGCACTGGTGGCTATGTATGAACACAAGGTGTTTGTACAAAGCGTGGTCTGGGGTATCAACGCCTTCGACCAATGGGGCGTGGAATTGGGCAAAGAGCTGGGCAAAGGCGTGTATAACCGCCTGACCGGTGCCGAAGAAACCTCGGCCGAGGATGCTTCGACCCAGGGCCTGATCAACTACTTCCGCGGTCGTCACCGCGGCTGA